The genomic DNA CATGCGTGGGCAGAATCGAGAGGCATGTACTCGATGAAGCGCATCTCGACGTCGTAGCGCCGGGCAAGGTCGGCCAGATCCGTTGCTTCGTCGTCGTTGAACCCTCGGATCAGTACGGCGTTGAGTTTCAGCGGCTTCAGCCCCTCGGCGATGACGTTCTCTACGCCCGCGAGAACGTCGGCGGGCGATGATGTGGAGCGTGTGAGTCGGGCGAAGCGGTCGGCTCGCAGTGAGTCGATGCTGATTGTCACGCGTGCCAGCCCCGCAGCCTTCCATTCCCCAAGTGCTTCGCGTGAAAGATGCGACGCATTCGTGATCATGGCAATCTCGACGTTGGTAGCGGCGCGAATGCCGGCGATGATCGTGGTGAGGTCGGGGTGCAACGTCGGCTCGCCGCCGGTCAGGCGGATCTTGCGGACGCCGAGCGGCTCGGCGACGCGAGCGACGCGGACGATCTCGTCGGAGGTGAGCAGTGTCTCGCGCGGCGCAAAGCGGACATCGGGATCCATGCAGTAGAGGCATCGGAAGTTGCAGCGGTCGGTGATGCTGAGCCTCAGGTCCCGGATGGTCCGCCCATGAGAATCTGTCATGCGGCGTGCGGCGCGGATGTATGCCGGTGCTGGACGAGGAACTGAAGGGCAGTAAGTCGTCCTAGCGTTCGTGAGTTGGGCGAGCGCAAGGCGGCGATCAGCGTGGGCAATG from Phycisphaeraceae bacterium includes the following:
- the moaA gene encoding GTP 3',8-cyclase MoaA — translated: MSIIYSAITQKHAPVIAHADRRLALAQLTNARTTYCPSVPRPAPAYIRAARRMTDSHGRTIRDLRLSITDRCNFRCLYCMDPDVRFAPRETLLTSDEIVRVARVAEPLGVRKIRLTGGEPTLHPDLTTIIAGIRAATNVEIAMITNASHLSREALGEWKAAGLARVTISIDSLRADRFARLTRSTSSPADVLAGVENVIAEGLKPLKLNAVLIRGFNDDEATDLADLARRYDVEMRFIEYMPLDSAHAWDSSKWVSAAETRSAIEGRFPLVAFESEDASSTARTFAFADGSPGRIGFIAPVSSPFCGACSRLRLTADGKLRPCLFSTTEWDLRSLMRAGATDEHLADFLIDATWTKQQGHGIASPEFRQPERPMSAIGG